Proteins encoded by one window of Leptospira barantonii:
- a CDS encoding TonB-dependent receptor plug domain-containing protein codes for MAPKKYIRRLEYSFFLFLLIIRGLSAQDDRNKNSVTTEPTQKAETVQVVGKVSDSGSQNFRSNPSGFQSAIKLDETSARYTSLPEVLEREAGLRVRSFGGLGSYSTLSIRGTNPNQSRIYLDGIPLNNSQGGEVNLADLPFDSLESVEVYRSGNPIGFSGSAIGGSVNLVTRKDSGKPRTRINLGGGSFNTGKASVSHTGTYNGIGASFLALGEKSDQNFSFKNDHGTVVLNTLDDTIDRRKNAAFERAALFGTLKYQIGKTELKLLNDFNHRIHGLPGPGSNQTNQVHRKYDRYTGSFATDTKGLFTDSFRLETRSFYTAAKDDLFDPGSEFSKGTPNARAEIRQTGIQVMPTLYLTDYYQIIRGFASLEKESFDRERLTPSNVIGRVEPLKERTYSSFRLEDEVRLWNAKVLLIPSVTWDHYKDRFPSEEPWYRRQDPLASDQKKTAFTNPKFGFVWKLFEKETWDLQFQANVSKQYRIPSFLEMFGEQGSIIANPNLKPEQSGNGDAGFVMKSDHSFLKTKTSVSYFSKDIKDMILFLPNSQFTLRPENVDSARIRGLEFSHREDWKYGIKFLFNYTYQEAINNSSSPYLHGKILPLRPRHEFSSTLSWKGKRLETGIELLYIGAVFRDRTNEYINYIPARQIWNYFFTWVLYSEPGEFTKDASGNPKESAPSKEFLLTFEVKNFTDKRVSDLIGYPLPGRSWYATLSMRF; via the coding sequence ATGGCACCCAAAAAATACATTCGAAGATTAGAATATTCTTTTTTCCTGTTTCTCCTTATCATCCGGGGTTTATCCGCGCAGGACGATCGTAATAAGAATTCCGTAACGACCGAACCTACACAAAAAGCGGAAACGGTTCAAGTTGTCGGAAAGGTTTCCGATTCCGGTTCCCAAAATTTCAGATCCAATCCGAGCGGTTTTCAATCCGCGATCAAACTCGACGAAACTTCGGCGCGTTATACGTCTTTGCCGGAGGTTTTGGAAAGAGAAGCCGGGCTTCGCGTCCGGTCCTTCGGAGGTTTGGGTTCTTATTCCACTCTTTCGATTCGAGGAACGAATCCGAATCAATCCAGAATCTACTTGGACGGAATTCCGTTGAACAACTCCCAGGGCGGAGAAGTCAATCTCGCCGATCTTCCTTTCGATAGCTTGGAAAGTGTGGAAGTTTATAGATCTGGGAATCCGATCGGATTTTCCGGTTCCGCGATCGGAGGTTCGGTCAACTTGGTTACGAGAAAGGATTCGGGAAAGCCGCGCACTCGGATCAATCTGGGCGGTGGTTCGTTTAACACGGGAAAGGCGAGCGTTTCGCATACCGGGACCTACAACGGAATCGGAGCCAGCTTTTTGGCGCTCGGGGAAAAATCGGATCAGAATTTCTCCTTTAAAAACGATCACGGCACGGTCGTATTAAACACGTTAGACGACACGATCGACAGAAGAAAAAACGCCGCATTTGAAAGGGCCGCATTGTTCGGAACTCTGAAATACCAGATCGGAAAAACCGAACTCAAATTGTTAAACGACTTCAATCATAGAATCCACGGACTTCCCGGACCGGGTTCCAATCAAACCAATCAGGTTCACAGAAAATACGATCGATATACCGGTTCGTTTGCGACGGACACGAAGGGTTTGTTCACCGATTCCTTTCGATTGGAAACGAGAAGTTTTTATACCGCGGCCAAGGACGATCTTTTCGATCCGGGTTCGGAGTTTTCCAAAGGAACGCCGAACGCGAGAGCGGAGATTCGTCAGACCGGAATTCAAGTGATGCCGACTTTGTATCTTACGGATTATTACCAGATCATTCGCGGGTTTGCTTCCTTGGAAAAAGAATCCTTCGATCGAGAGAGGCTGACTCCGTCCAATGTTATAGGAAGAGTGGAACCTCTCAAAGAGCGTACCTATTCTTCCTTTCGATTGGAGGACGAGGTGAGGCTTTGGAACGCGAAAGTTCTTTTGATTCCCTCCGTGACCTGGGATCATTACAAGGATCGTTTTCCTTCGGAAGAGCCCTGGTATCGAAGACAGGATCCTCTTGCGAGCGATCAGAAAAAAACCGCATTCACAAATCCTAAATTCGGTTTTGTATGGAAGTTGTTCGAAAAGGAAACCTGGGATCTTCAGTTTCAAGCGAACGTTTCGAAACAGTATAGAATTCCTTCTTTCTTGGAAATGTTCGGCGAACAGGGAAGTATCATCGCCAATCCGAATCTGAAACCGGAACAAAGCGGAAACGGTGACGCGGGTTTTGTCATGAAGTCGGATCATTCTTTCCTGAAAACGAAAACGAGCGTTTCATATTTTTCAAAAGACATCAAGGATATGATCTTGTTTCTTCCGAACTCTCAGTTCACCTTAAGACCGGAGAATGTGGACTCGGCGAGAATTAGAGGATTAGAATTTTCTCATAGAGAGGATTGGAAATACGGGATTAAGTTTTTGTTCAACTATACGTATCAAGAGGCGATCAACAATTCTTCGTCTCCGTATCTGCACGGGAAAATTCTTCCCTTAAGACCGAGACATGAGTTTTCGAGCACTCTTTCCTGGAAGGGAAAACGATTGGAAACCGGGATCGAACTTTTGTATATAGGCGCGGTGTTTCGGGATAGAACGAACGAATACATCAATTACATTCCCGCGAGACAGATCTGGAATTATTTTTTCACCTGGGTTCTTTATTCCGAGCCCGGAGAGTTTACGAAGGACGCCTCGGGCAATCCGAAAGAATCCGCTCCTTCGAAAGAATTTCTTCTCACCTTCGAAGTGAAGAATTTTACGGATAAAAGAGTCTCGGACCTGATCGGTTATCCGCTTCCGGGAAGAAGCTGGTATGCCACTTTGAGCATGAGGTTTTGA
- a CDS encoding YncE family protein has translation MRSKLKIIILFFFLNVFCRDIERPSFLSLLLTQNSPGNIGVVTTDFGGGGRFKVVNPSLLYSYPGLTPIHSDAVARFGLGRVYVLNRLNRDSIQVLEPNYGFVTIAELSLGLKVNPVDMEFASASKAYVSLYGSNRLLIVDPTYLTITGSIDLGGYAETFSTGGAPDGIPEMNGLKIVGDSLFVCLERLDRNDPSGYFPPNTTSLLLEIDIRTDKVVGNYTFPSSNPVSKPQLVDLFGEPHLVVATPARMGFQSQIDGGVSAFRLSTRSFVSRFLYSETVAGGDILTVQIKSDSVGYVSVLDAGFTKTLQVFNPSSGEKISTLLTIPSSYDASLSSILLASDKILYVGNTQFQQPGVTMFDTERGNALLTPNPISVDLQPYDIIELK, from the coding sequence ATGAGATCAAAACTTAAGATTATTATTTTATTCTTTTTTTTGAATGTGTTTTGCAGAGACATTGAAAGACCTTCTTTTTTAAGTCTTCTTTTGACCCAGAATTCTCCCGGAAACATCGGAGTCGTTACGACCGATTTCGGCGGGGGCGGACGGTTTAAGGTAGTCAATCCTTCTCTTCTTTACAGTTATCCGGGTTTGACTCCGATTCATTCGGACGCCGTGGCGCGTTTTGGACTCGGAAGGGTCTACGTTTTAAACAGACTCAATCGGGACAGCATTCAAGTTTTGGAACCTAACTACGGTTTTGTGACCATCGCTGAACTTTCCCTCGGTTTAAAAGTGAATCCGGTCGACATGGAATTTGCGAGCGCGTCCAAAGCGTACGTGAGTCTTTACGGTTCCAATCGTTTGTTGATCGTAGATCCGACGTATTTGACGATCACGGGTTCGATCGATCTCGGAGGTTATGCCGAAACGTTTTCGACCGGCGGCGCTCCGGACGGAATTCCCGAGATGAACGGTTTGAAGATCGTGGGCGATTCTCTTTTTGTTTGTTTGGAAAGATTGGATCGAAACGATCCTTCCGGATATTTTCCACCTAACACGACTTCGTTGTTGTTGGAGATCGACATCAGGACGGATAAGGTTGTGGGAAATTATACGTTTCCGAGTTCCAATCCCGTGAGCAAACCACAGCTCGTGGATCTTTTCGGAGAACCGCATCTTGTGGTCGCAACTCCCGCGAGAATGGGTTTTCAGAGTCAGATCGACGGAGGAGTGAGCGCATTTCGCTTATCAACACGTTCTTTTGTTTCTCGTTTTCTTTATTCGGAAACCGTAGCCGGCGGGGATATTCTTACGGTTCAGATAAAATCGGATTCGGTGGGTTACGTTTCCGTTTTAGACGCGGGTTTTACAAAAACCTTGCAGGTGTTCAATCCGAGTTCCGGAGAAAAAATTTCCACTCTTCTCACCATTCCTTCGAGTTATGACGCGAGTCTTTCGAGCATTCTTCTTGCCTCGGATAAGATTTTATATGTGGGGAACACTCAGTTTCAACAGCCGGGTGTGACCATGTTCGATACGGAACGGGGGAACGCGCTTTTGACTCCGAATCCGATCTCGGTGGATCTTCAGCCGTACGATATTATCGAATTGAAATAA
- a CDS encoding ankyrin repeat domain-containing protein: MQEIFQAIASGQTAKVIGLLKRDPGLFQCVTEEGITPILFSVYYGKLDISKEIYELSTNRNLFEAAALGDLEETKRIVAASHETINTLSQDGWSALHLAAYFGHLEIVKFLVSAGADLSLTSKSKLSYGNTALHSAVATGKKSIVEILLEKGADANALQNPGAITPLHIAASRSGSIEIIQLLLKKGADKKRMSSDEQTPYEIALEKGNAVEAKALEV; encoded by the coding sequence ATGCAGGAAATCTTTCAGGCGATAGCAAGCGGGCAAACGGCCAAAGTGATCGGTCTTCTAAAAAGAGATCCCGGTCTTTTTCAATGTGTAACGGAAGAAGGGATCACTCCGATTTTATTTTCCGTTTATTACGGAAAATTAGATATTTCTAAAGAGATTTACGAGCTGAGTACGAATCGGAATCTTTTTGAAGCCGCGGCTCTCGGCGATTTGGAAGAAACAAAACGCATTGTCGCCGCTTCTCACGAAACGATCAATACTCTTTCCCAAGACGGTTGGTCCGCCTTACATCTCGCGGCTTACTTCGGTCATCTGGAGATCGTAAAATTTTTGGTTTCGGCCGGAGCGGATTTGAGTCTTACGTCCAAGAGTAAACTTTCCTATGGGAACACGGCTTTGCATTCCGCGGTAGCCACCGGAAAAAAATCGATCGTGGAAATTCTTCTGGAAAAAGGAGCGGATGCGAACGCTCTTCAAAATCCGGGCGCGATCACACCCTTACATATCGCCGCGAGTAGGTCCGGAAGTATCGAAATCATTCAACTTCTTTTAAAAAAAGGCGCGGACAAAAAGAGAATGAGTTCCGATGAACAAACTCCTTACGAAATCGCATTAGAAAAAGGGAATGCGGTCGAAGCCAAGGCTCTGGAAGTTTGA
- a CDS encoding SRPBCC family protein has translation METISFNISIHADVKTVWNKMLEDKTYRIWTKEFHEGSYYEGTWEKGTEIRFVGPDDDGNLQGMFSKVQENIPNQFISILHVGLIVNGVVDTESEAVKQWAPSFENYTFQEESKGNTKLTVEMQIAEEYKEMFQDMWPRALKALKTLCETG, from the coding sequence ATGGAGACCATCAGTTTCAACATTTCCATCCACGCCGACGTAAAGACGGTTTGGAACAAGATGCTCGAGGATAAAACGTATCGGATCTGGACCAAAGAATTTCACGAGGGTTCTTATTACGAAGGAACTTGGGAAAAGGGAACGGAAATCCGTTTTGTCGGGCCCGACGACGACGGAAATCTTCAAGGAATGTTCAGCAAGGTTCAGGAGAATATTCCGAATCAATTCATTTCCATTCTCCATGTGGGTTTGATCGTAAACGGAGTCGTCGATACCGAAAGCGAAGCGGTCAAACAATGGGCGCCTTCCTTTGAAAACTACACCTTTCAAGAAGAATCGAAAGGAAACACAAAGCTGACCGTGGAGATGCAGATCGCGGAAGAATACAAAGAAATGTTCCAAGACATGTGGCCCCGCGCTTTGAAAGCCTTAAAGACTCTCTGCGAAACCGGCTAA
- a CDS encoding ArsR/SmtB family transcription factor, which yields MVGLLNKEQKLDRVFAALSDSSRRKMLARLRKRPLTISELAEPFSMSFAGVAKHIDVLTGAGLVQKIRDPEDGRSFRLKLQNRTLDEASEWLAYHREFWTNKLDKLESFIEEQDHDHGSSKSRKKN from the coding sequence ATGGTTGGATTGTTAAATAAGGAACAAAAACTGGATCGGGTCTTTGCGGCCCTTTCCGACAGCTCAAGAAGAAAGATGCTCGCGCGTTTGCGAAAACGTCCTTTGACGATCTCGGAACTCGCAGAACCTTTTTCCATGTCATTTGCGGGCGTGGCCAAACATATCGACGTGCTTACGGGAGCCGGACTTGTACAAAAGATTCGAGATCCCGAAGACGGCCGCAGTTTTCGTTTGAAACTTCAAAATCGAACTCTTGACGAAGCTTCCGAATGGCTTGCGTATCATCGGGAGTTTTGGACAAACAAACTCGACAAACTGGAATCTTTTATAGAGGAACAAGATCATGATCACGGAAGTTCTAAGAGTAGAAAAAAAAATTAA
- a CDS encoding SRPBCC family protein codes for MITEVLRVEKKINAEPTRLFKAWLNADAFSSWFLPDEEITIGTVTMDPKPGGKFLINMHLDGKILPHEGEYHVIEEPVKLVFTWRSEATEWRDTLVTVTFTELLSDMKNSSQSKNSKPQTLITLVHERLENDEEIKSHTYGWTSILEGLERWQKSQK; via the coding sequence ATGATCACGGAAGTTCTAAGAGTAGAAAAAAAAATTAACGCGGAACCGACTCGATTGTTCAAAGCCTGGTTGAACGCGGACGCATTCTCGAGTTGGTTTTTACCGGACGAAGAAATCACGATTGGAACCGTGACCATGGATCCGAAACCGGGCGGTAAGTTTTTGATCAACATGCATCTTGACGGAAAAATTCTTCCTCACGAAGGAGAATATCATGTTATCGAAGAACCCGTTAAACTCGTTTTCACTTGGAGATCGGAAGCGACCGAATGGAGAGACACGTTGGTCACCGTTACTTTTACCGAATTGTTAAGCGACATGAAAAATTCTTCCCAAAGTAAGAATTCAAAACCGCAAACGCTCATAACGTTGGTTCACGAACGTCTTGAGAACGACGAGGAAATCAAATCGCATACCTACGGTTGGACGAGTATTCTTGAGGGATTGGAACGATGGCAAAAATCTCAAAAGTAA
- a CDS encoding SRPBCC family protein: protein MNGIYHKIGIRAGATEVLRALTTQAGLAGWWTEQVGGTFAGGYSKAGESIYFDFGIAGIEMKVKEQIPDRVLWECTTGPEDWIGSQIDFQLSAANTPKGEPITLIHFRHQDWKNESDFTAHCSMKWAVFLLSLKSLVEAGKGQPAPNDFKIDDLN from the coding sequence ATGAACGGAATCTATCACAAGATCGGAATTCGCGCGGGGGCTACGGAGGTCTTACGCGCGCTTACGACACAAGCGGGTCTTGCGGGTTGGTGGACCGAACAAGTCGGAGGAACGTTCGCGGGGGGATATTCCAAAGCGGGTGAATCGATTTATTTTGATTTCGGAATCGCGGGAATCGAAATGAAAGTGAAGGAACAAATTCCCGATCGAGTTCTTTGGGAATGTACAACCGGTCCTGAAGATTGGATCGGTTCTCAGATCGATTTTCAATTGAGCGCCGCGAACACTCCGAAGGGAGAACCGATCACTTTGATTCATTTTCGTCATCAAGATTGGAAGAACGAAAGCGATTTTACGGCGCATTGCAGTATGAAATGGGCGGTGTTTCTTCTCAGTTTAAAAAGTCTTGTGGAAGCGGGGAAGGGCCAACCGGCTCCGAACGATTTTAAGATCGACGATCTGAATTGA
- a CDS encoding DUF1444 family protein, with the protein MILFLCVALDAESKNKLDEKEFQSLVITVLAKRLPQTKIRKADDKTAVYINEIEYSLSNLYRLYQTSTGNDEELIFNHFEKSIRMAEDQPKSALSWEKAKTILMPQIIRQEYAKENRIFSGRIFGSDLVVSYVLNYKEGYRYVLEENQTSWNVSEEELFRNAVDNLDRISRNVKFLKVNSGILAIRMQDSYDASRILLPKLRERIAKRLGNDFEFALPKRDFLICWSRSLPQDVKKGLAEQVDLDFQSGAYSISKEVFVGNKEGIRGK; encoded by the coding sequence TTGATTCTCTTCCTCTGCGTTGCACTGGACGCGGAATCGAAAAACAAACTCGATGAAAAAGAATTTCAAAGTCTCGTCATAACCGTTTTGGCAAAACGCCTTCCTCAAACCAAAATTCGCAAAGCCGACGACAAAACTGCCGTATATATAAATGAAATTGAATATAGTTTATCGAATTTATATAGACTGTATCAAACTTCGACCGGCAACGATGAGGAATTGATTTTCAATCATTTCGAAAAATCGATTCGAATGGCCGAGGATCAACCTAAGTCCGCGTTGTCTTGGGAAAAGGCCAAAACGATTCTCATGCCTCAAATCATTCGTCAAGAATACGCAAAAGAGAATCGAATCTTTTCAGGAAGAATTTTCGGAAGCGACTTAGTCGTTTCGTATGTTTTGAACTATAAGGAAGGCTATCGATACGTTCTGGAAGAAAATCAAACTTCTTGGAACGTTTCGGAAGAGGAGCTCTTTCGAAACGCGGTCGATAACTTGGATCGGATCAGTCGAAACGTGAAGTTCCTAAAAGTGAACTCCGGAATTCTTGCAATCCGTATGCAGGATTCGTATGACGCTTCGCGGATTCTTTTGCCCAAGCTCAGGGAACGAATCGCAAAACGATTGGGAAACGACTTTGAATTCGCATTACCAAAACGTGATTTTCTAATCTGTTGGAGTAGGTCCTTGCCCCAGGACGTGAAGAAAGGTTTGGCGGAACAGGTCGATTTGGACTTTCAGTCTGGAGCCTATTCGATTTCGAAAGAGGTTTTTGTGGGGAATAAGGAAGGGATTCGGGGGAAGTGA
- a CDS encoding LIC10421/LIC12816 family protein, whose amino-acid sequence MKVSFLKEGGVLSLRKIVSVFIFVLVLGILSPAFSVSEEEEERLLEKALLESAVTPGQKQAIANYLRATAVAKRTRAAELRELAQLSHGEKFLQAKVRKEKLYKMADSLDRQADRHEAALKEFQIESH is encoded by the coding sequence ATGAAGGTTTCGTTTCTGAAAGAGGGGGGAGTTCTGTCCCTTCGTAAAATTGTTTCCGTATTTATTTTCGTTTTGGTATTAGGGATTCTTTCCCCGGCATTTAGCGTCAGTGAAGAGGAAGAAGAGAGACTTTTAGAAAAGGCTCTTCTGGAAAGTGCGGTAACTCCCGGCCAAAAACAAGCGATCGCGAATTATCTCAGAGCGACCGCGGTTGCGAAAAGAACCAGAGCCGCCGAACTCAGAGAATTGGCTCAGCTTTCTCACGGTGAAAAGTTTCTTCAGGCGAAAGTCCGCAAAGAAAAACTTTACAAAATGGCGGATTCTTTGGATCGTCAAGCCGATCGTCACGAAGCGGCTCTCAAAGAATTCCAAATCGAAAGCCACTAA
- the tmk gene encoding dTMP kinase has translation MKNKKPFFIVFEGIDGSGKSTLCKSMTEKLSARGISSVGFTEPTNLETGKYLRKFLRGEIELGRKEQIEAFLNDREESLKQNILPSLESGKNVLLDRYMYSTAAYQSGEDLSPETILEKNLERNFKTPDVLFYLDLKPEIALERLERRKEDKERFETLSQLQKIHSAYERILPKETIRIDGEKGPDQIVSECLEILLKRIEN, from the coding sequence ATGAAGAACAAAAAACCTTTCTTTATCGTGTTTGAAGGAATCGACGGAAGCGGCAAATCCACACTTTGCAAATCCATGACCGAAAAACTTTCCGCGCGGGGAATTTCCTCCGTCGGTTTCACCGAACCGACGAACTTGGAAACCGGAAAGTATCTCAGAAAATTCTTGAGGGGAGAAATCGAACTCGGCAGAAAGGAACAGATCGAAGCGTTCTTAAACGATCGGGAAGAATCGTTGAAACAAAACATTCTTCCTTCTCTTGAATCCGGTAAGAACGTTTTACTCGATCGATATATGTATTCCACCGCGGCGTATCAAAGCGGAGAGGACTTATCACCCGAAACGATTTTGGAAAAGAATTTGGAAAGAAATTTCAAAACGCCGGACGTTTTGTTTTATCTGGATTTAAAACCCGAGATCGCACTCGAAAGACTGGAAAGAAGAAAGGAAGACAAGGAAAGATTCGAAACACTATCCCAACTTCAAAAAATCCATTCCGCTTATGAGAGAATTCTTCCCAAAGAAACGATTCGTATCGACGGAGAAAAAGGTCCTGATCAAATCGTTTCGGAATGTCTGGAGATTCTTTTGAAAAGAATCGAAAACTAA
- a CDS encoding trypsin-like peptidase domain-containing protein, whose amino-acid sequence MDSFGREESNEKTSTMKYKFSILKFLLLILILEFFFDFCSSSVSTQTQAANLDPEQELERELGLEEIPIDPKSSKLHSKDKIRVHHVFEEVYPTSSASSVSIFTEKTVKSSAIHHKGGHLSEKILVTLGNGIVFNKQGYILTNAHVIKSHDHLVVKVKSGKAYEAIVIGMDKRIDLAILQVTPDEDIVPVEKLDYYTHQRGEAAILKYINLKIQIRKNREAKSKSKVKTSA is encoded by the coding sequence ATGGATTCTTTCGGAAGGGAAGAATCCAACGAAAAAACTTCCACTATGAAATATAAATTTTCGATTCTGAAATTTCTCCTTTTGATTCTTATCCTCGAATTCTTTTTTGATTTTTGTTCCTCGTCCGTTTCGACTCAGACGCAGGCCGCTAATCTCGACCCCGAACAGGAGCTGGAGCGCGAACTCGGTTTGGAAGAAATTCCGATCGATCCCAAATCTTCCAAACTTCATTCCAAGGACAAGATCCGAGTTCATCACGTTTTCGAAGAGGTCTATCCCACTTCTTCCGCGAGTTCGGTTTCCATTTTCACCGAAAAGACCGTTAAGTCCTCGGCGATTCATCACAAGGGAGGTCATCTTTCCGAAAAGATTTTGGTTACTCTCGGCAACGGAATCGTTTTCAATAAACAAGGTTACATTCTCACCAACGCACACGTGATCAAATCGCACGATCATCTTGTGGTTAAGGTGAAATCGGGCAAAGCATACGAAGCGATCGTCATCGGTATGGATAAAAGAATCGATTTAGCGATTTTGCAAGTAACTCCGGACGAGGATATCGTTCCCGTCGAGAAGTTGGATTACTACACTCACCAAAGGGGAGAGGCCGCGATTCTGAAATACATCAATCTAAAAATTCAGATTCGAAAAAACCGAGAGGCCAAATCGAAATCCAAAGTGAAAACTTCCGCTTAA
- a CDS encoding S1C family serine protease has protein sequence MKNMEKLKYVAVVSVSLLLGAFLSPVMFCGTGQNSPLFLNAKGDKEPSAATRQAITIQQAFEEVYQTASPSVVSIATERIQNVPVHPFGDPFFDQFFGRGQAQGGRVMKQKQTGLGSGIILNTQGYILTNEHVVRSMDKLTVRLKTGKTYNAELVGSDAVIDLALLKIKPDTELIPIELGDSSAVKVGDWAIAIGAPLGYEQSLTAGIVSAVGRTGIDNSGVHYLQTDASINQGNSGGPLLDINGRVIGINRMIASQSGGSVGIGFAIPINEAKAIMEELKTTGKVKRPAKPLLGIRVDYLQEEDAKHLKITGGAVVVEIVNGSPADRAGIQLMDVITEISGTKINTPEEVVSTVEKSKPGDRITVTILRQGNVSRISIQLKERPN, from the coding sequence ATGAAAAACATGGAAAAACTGAAGTATGTTGCGGTCGTTAGCGTTTCACTTCTACTAGGCGCATTTTTATCTCCCGTGATGTTTTGCGGAACCGGTCAGAACAGTCCCTTGTTTCTGAACGCGAAGGGCGACAAGGAGCCGAGCGCGGCGACTCGTCAAGCGATCACGATTCAACAAGCCTTCGAAGAAGTTTATCAAACCGCTTCTCCGAGTGTGGTTTCCATCGCGACCGAAAGAATTCAAAACGTTCCGGTTCATCCCTTCGGCGATCCGTTCTTCGACCAATTTTTCGGAAGAGGTCAGGCTCAAGGCGGAAGGGTGATGAAACAAAAACAAACCGGTCTCGGTTCGGGTATCATTCTCAATACGCAAGGTTATATTCTTACCAACGAACACGTAGTTCGCTCCATGGATAAACTTACCGTTCGTTTGAAAACCGGTAAGACATACAACGCGGAACTCGTAGGTTCCGATGCGGTGATCGACTTGGCTCTTTTAAAAATCAAACCGGATACGGAATTGATTCCGATCGAACTCGGAGATTCTTCCGCTGTGAAAGTGGGGGATTGGGCGATTGCAATCGGCGCTCCTCTCGGTTACGAACAATCTTTGACCGCGGGAATCGTAAGCGCCGTGGGTAGAACCGGAATCGATAACAGCGGCGTTCATTATCTACAAACGGACGCTTCCATCAACCAAGGAAATTCCGGAGGACCGCTTCTCGACATCAACGGTCGAGTGATCGGTATCAATCGTATGATCGCTTCGCAAAGCGGCGGTTCGGTAGGAATCGGATTCGCCATTCCGATTAACGAAGCAAAGGCGATCATGGAAGAGTTAAAAACCACCGGTAAGGTCAAACGTCCCGCGAAACCTTTACTTGGTATTCGAGTGGATTATCTTCAAGAAGAAGACGCCAAACACTTGAAAATTACGGGTGGTGCGGTTGTCGTAGAAATCGTGAACGGTTCTCCGGCGGATCGAGCCGGAATTCAATTGATGGATGTGATCACGGAAATTTCGGGAACCAAAATCAATACACCGGAAGAAGTCGTCAGCACCGTGGAAAAAAGCAAACCCGGAGATCGTATCACGGTTACGATTCTACGTCAGGGAAACGTTTCCAGAATTTCGATCCAACTCAAAGAAAGACCGAACTGA
- the ruvB gene encoding Holliday junction branch migration DNA helicase RuvB, whose product MSKSHTLNPEEEFEEESGLRPSLLSEFIGQKEVLDNLSVYVQAAKNRKRALDHVLISGPPGLGKTTLAGIISNELGTRLTITSAPVITKGADLARLLTSMGENEILFIDEIHTLHKKLEEILYPAMENYMIDLVIGEGVTAQMVQIPLKPFTLVGATTRSGLISEPLKSRFGIQLRLDYYGDEEMKEIVLRSSKILGVSIEDDAALEIGKRSRKTPRIANHLLKRIRDFSEVDGHSSVKKDLCMKAFEKMGIDDLGLDVMDRQILGCMIDRYKGGPVGLKAIAVVVGEEEKTIEDTYESFMVRIGLINRTPAGRVATEKAYRQLKRMEDFSGNHGQDPTLF is encoded by the coding sequence TTGTCCAAATCCCACACACTCAATCCTGAAGAAGAATTCGAAGAAGAGTCGGGCTTACGTCCTTCTCTTCTTTCCGAGTTTATAGGCCAGAAAGAAGTTCTTGATAACCTAAGCGTTTACGTTCAAGCCGCTAAGAATCGAAAACGCGCGCTCGATCACGTTCTCATCTCCGGTCCTCCCGGTCTTGGTAAAACTACTTTGGCCGGAATCATTTCCAACGAACTCGGAACCAGACTTACGATCACATCCGCTCCCGTAATTACCAAGGGTGCGGATCTGGCTCGTCTTCTTACGAGTATGGGGGAGAATGAAATTCTTTTTATAGACGAGATTCATACACTTCACAAAAAACTCGAAGAGATTCTTTATCCGGCGATGGAGAATTATATGATCGATCTCGTAATCGGCGAAGGGGTCACCGCGCAGATGGTTCAGATTCCTTTGAAACCGTTTACTCTTGTGGGCGCGACTACAAGAAGCGGGCTCATCAGCGAACCTCTCAAAAGCCGTTTCGGAATTCAACTTCGTCTCGATTACTACGGCGACGAAGAGATGAAGGAAATCGTTCTGCGTTCCTCCAAAATTCTCGGCGTTTCCATCGAAGACGACGCGGCCTTGGAAATCGGAAAACGTTCTCGCAAAACTCCTCGAATCGCCAATCATCTTTTAAAAAGAATCCGCGACTTCAGCGAGGTTGACGGTCATTCTTCCGTGAAAAAGGATCTTTGTATGAAGGCCTTTGAAAAGATGGGGATTGACGACCTGGGACTGGATGTTATGGATAGACAGATACTCGGTTGTATGATCGATCGATACAAAGGCGGACCCGTAGGTCTGAAAGCGATCGCGGTTGTTGTCGGAGAGGAAGAAAAAACCATCGAGGACACGTACGAATCCTTTATGGTTCGGATCGGTCTCATCAACAGAACTCCCGCCGGTCGAGTCGCAACCGAAAAGGCGTATCGGCAATTGAAGCGAATGGAAGATTTTTCCGGAAACCATGGACAAGACCCGACTTTATTCTGA